In one Acidimicrobiales bacterium genomic region, the following are encoded:
- the sufC gene encoding Fe-S cluster assembly ATPase SufC, translating into MAEPVLSIEDLHVAVEDTEILRGVDLAVAPGEVHAIMGPNGSGKSTLANTILGNPDYQVTSGRIVYKGEDVTEWPTDVRGKAGLFLAFQYPEEIPGVPVIQFLRQALSARRGIDLSVLELRLAIMDWMKKLDMDPSFGDRHLNEGFSGGEKKRNEVLQMAILEPDVAILDETDSGLDIDALRIVARGVEEVRSARPHLGVLLITHYQRILDALTPDRVHIMVDGRIVESGGPGLARRLEAEGYEAWRAVR; encoded by the coding sequence GTGGCTGAGCCCGTTCTGTCGATCGAGGACCTGCACGTCGCCGTCGAGGACACGGAGATCCTGCGGGGCGTGGACCTCGCGGTGGCTCCCGGCGAGGTGCACGCCATCATGGGGCCGAACGGGTCGGGGAAGTCGACCCTCGCCAACACCATCCTCGGCAACCCCGACTACCAGGTCACGTCGGGGCGCATCGTCTACAAGGGCGAGGACGTCACCGAGTGGCCCACCGACGTGCGCGGCAAGGCCGGGCTCTTCCTCGCCTTCCAGTACCCCGAGGAGATCCCGGGGGTCCCCGTCATCCAGTTCCTGCGCCAGGCGCTGTCGGCCCGACGCGGCATCGACCTGTCGGTGCTCGAGCTGCGGCTGGCGATCATGGACTGGATGAAGAAGCTCGACATGGACCCGTCGTTCGGCGACCGCCACCTCAACGAGGGCTTCTCGGGCGGCGAGAAGAAGCGCAACGAGGTCCTCCAGATGGCCATCCTCGAGCCCGACGTGGCGATCCTCGACGAGACCGACTCGGGGCTCGACATCGACGCCCTCCGCATCGTGGCCCGGGGCGTGGAGGAGGTCCGGTCCGCCCGGCCCCACCTCGGCGTGCTGCTCATCACCCACTACCAGCGCATCCTCGACGCGCTCACCCCCGATCGGGTCCACATCATGGTGGACGGGCGGATCGTCGAGAGCGGGGGGCCGGGGCTGGCCCGGCGGCTGGAAGCGGAGGGCTACGAGGCGTGGCGGGCGGTACGATGA
- a CDS encoding L,D-transpeptidase family protein produces MPAAAPLVKLVAAGSVIALVLTSCRSYSGPPPEPAAAVRRATTTTTAPTTTTTTPAPTTTVATTVPAPGTTATTAPPPGLGRGASGPEVLALEQKLAALRYDVGPVDGNFDATTGHAVMAFQKVTGMARTSRATDDVIAALATAQLPGPMFAEGGPDRVEIDLPKQVLALWQGGQLVRTLSVSTGNNKRYCVDGACAKAVTPGGSFKVLRKINGLRVSRLGKLYNPLYFNGGIAIHGSPSVPGAPASHGCVRIPMSASKWFFDTVPVGTPVYVLGGSRAPVPFDEPVPGEDPAATTTVPTTAAPVTTTTAPPAIVPPVTDTTTTVPTTVPVTTAPTTTPGLLP; encoded by the coding sequence ATGCCTGCCGCCGCACCCCTCGTCAAGCTCGTCGCTGCCGGTTCGGTGATCGCGCTGGTCCTCACCAGCTGCCGGAGCTACAGCGGGCCGCCGCCCGAGCCGGCCGCCGCCGTCCGCCGGGCGACCACCACCACGACGGCGCCCACCACCACGACGACCACGCCGGCGCCCACCACCACGGTCGCCACCACCGTCCCCGCACCCGGCACGACGGCCACCACCGCACCGCCGCCCGGCCTGGGCCGGGGCGCCTCGGGCCCCGAGGTCCTGGCCCTGGAGCAGAAGCTGGCGGCCCTGCGCTACGACGTCGGCCCCGTCGACGGCAACTTCGACGCCACGACCGGCCACGCCGTCATGGCGTTCCAGAAGGTCACCGGCATGGCCCGCACCAGCCGGGCGACGGACGACGTGATCGCCGCCCTGGCCACCGCCCAGCTCCCGGGGCCCATGTTCGCCGAAGGCGGCCCCGACCGGGTCGAGATCGACCTCCCCAAGCAGGTCCTCGCCCTGTGGCAGGGCGGTCAGCTGGTGCGCACGCTGTCGGTGTCGACGGGCAACAACAAGCGGTACTGCGTGGACGGCGCGTGCGCCAAGGCCGTCACCCCCGGAGGATCGTTCAAGGTGCTGCGCAAGATCAACGGGCTGCGTGTGAGCCGCCTGGGCAAGCTCTACAACCCGCTGTACTTCAACGGCGGCATCGCCATCCACGGGTCGCCCAGCGTGCCCGGGGCGCCGGCGTCGCACGGCTGCGTCCGCATCCCGATGTCGGCGTCGAAGTGGTTCTTCGACACCGTCCCCGTCGGGACGCCGGTCTACGTGCTCGGGGGGTCGCGGGCGCCGGTGCCGTTCGACGAGCCCGTGCCGGGCGAGGACCCGGCCGCCACCACCACCGTCCCCACCACGGCCGCCCCCGTCACCACCACCACGGCGCCGCCGGCGATCGTCCCGCCCGTCACCGACACGACCACCACCGTTCCGACGACGGTGCCCGTCACCACCGCTCCCACGACCACGCCCGGGCTGCTGCCCTAG
- a CDS encoding MFS transporter: MRFLGSSFRPLRHRDFALLWSSSLVSNIGTWMQTVAVGALVTAQTGKAGWTALVAVAAFLPLGLLSPVGGAIADRTDRRRWLLVGNLVETALAGGLAVLSATGRASPGVVTFVVFLGGCMAALLFPVQQALVPDLVPRDEVLAASSLGMAQYNLGRVVGPALAAVVVSVGSFSLAFAVNAASFLAVVAAVLVLRVPPREPPAPERLGRAISDGARVAWREPACRSAIVLISLAAFLLSPFIALVPAKAALVSTGSAETTAAVTGALTTAQGVGAVAGALLVAPLADRFGRRRMVVASLLATAAGLCAYALAPSVATSVAALGLVGLLYIGVLTGLSTVVLVRAPEAYRARVSSLFFVALGTVYPLGALVQGVVADRVGLADATIGGALVLAAVVMWIRVARPAFLATLDDRATEPAVVPQAAPGV; the protein is encoded by the coding sequence GTGCGGTTCCTCGGCTCGTCGTTCCGCCCGCTCCGCCACCGGGACTTCGCCCTCCTGTGGTCGTCGAGCCTGGTGTCGAACATCGGCACGTGGATGCAGACGGTGGCCGTCGGCGCCCTGGTCACCGCGCAGACGGGGAAGGCGGGGTGGACCGCCCTGGTGGCGGTCGCCGCCTTCCTGCCCCTCGGCCTGCTCTCGCCGGTGGGCGGCGCCATCGCCGACCGGACCGACCGCCGGCGGTGGCTGCTGGTCGGCAACCTGGTGGAGACGGCCCTCGCCGGCGGGCTGGCCGTGCTGTCGGCCACCGGCCGGGCCTCGCCCGGGGTCGTCACCTTCGTCGTCTTCCTGGGCGGGTGCATGGCGGCGCTGCTCTTCCCGGTCCAGCAGGCGCTCGTCCCCGACCTCGTGCCCCGGGACGAGGTGCTCGCCGCGTCGTCGCTCGGCATGGCCCAGTACAACCTGGGCCGGGTCGTGGGGCCGGCCCTGGCCGCCGTCGTCGTGTCGGTGGGCTCGTTCTCCCTCGCCTTCGCCGTCAACGCCGCGTCGTTCCTGGCCGTGGTGGCGGCCGTCCTCGTGCTGCGCGTCCCGCCCCGGGAGCCGCCGGCCCCCGAGCGCCTCGGGCGCGCCATCTCCGACGGCGCCCGCGTCGCCTGGCGCGAGCCGGCGTGCCGGTCGGCCATCGTCCTGATCTCGCTGGCCGCCTTCCTCCTGTCCCCGTTCATCGCGCTCGTCCCGGCCAAGGCGGCGCTGGTGTCGACGGGCAGCGCGGAGACCACGGCGGCCGTGACCGGCGCGCTCACGACGGCCCAGGGCGTCGGGGCGGTGGCCGGTGCGCTGCTCGTCGCCCCGCTGGCCGACCGCTTCGGACGGCGCCGCATGGTGGTGGCGTCCCTCCTGGCCACGGCCGCCGGGCTGTGCGCGTACGCCCTGGCGCCGTCGGTGGCCACCTCGGTGGCCGCCCTCGGGCTCGTGGGCCTCCTCTACATCGGCGTGCTCACCGGCCTCAGCACCGTCGTGCTCGTACGGGCGCCGGAGGCCTACCGGGCCCGGGTCTCCAGCCTCTTCTTCGTCGCCCTCGGCACCGTGTACCCGCTCGGCGCGCTGGTCCAGGGCGTGGTGGCGGACCGGGTCGGGCTGGCCGACGCGACCATCGGCGGCGCCCTGGTCCTCGCCGCCGTCGTCATGTGGATCCGCGTCGCCCGGCCCGCCTTCCTCGCCACACTCGACGACCGGGCCACCGAGCCGGCCGTCGTCCCGCAGGCGGCGCCGGGCGTGTAG
- a CDS encoding SUF system NifU family Fe-S cluster assembly protein, with product MGLEDLYREIILDHYRSPRNRGELESPPALRVEGYNPLCGDEIVVYLVVEDGVVADLKIGGQGCSISQSSASMMSAAVKGRTVAEARAVIRAFKGMMSIHEQRLDADGQPEPAGATGAGDGDAVQLGDLEALQGVVRFPVRIKCATLSWNTLQQGLDDAVAAGAGAGG from the coding sequence ATGGGCCTCGAAGACCTGTACCGCGAGATCATCCTCGACCACTACCGGTCGCCGCGGAACCGTGGGGAGCTGGAGTCGCCGCCCGCCCTCCGGGTCGAGGGCTACAACCCGCTGTGCGGCGACGAGATCGTGGTGTACCTGGTGGTCGAGGACGGCGTGGTCGCCGACCTCAAGATCGGCGGCCAGGGCTGCTCGATCAGCCAGTCCTCGGCGTCGATGATGTCCGCCGCCGTGAAGGGGCGGACGGTGGCGGAGGCCCGGGCCGTGATCCGCGCCTTCAAGGGGATGATGTCGATCCACGAGCAGCGGCTGGACGCCGACGGGCAGCCGGAGCCGGCGGGCGCCACCGGGGCGGGGGACGGCGACGCCGTGCAGCTGGGCGACCTGGAGGCGCTCCAGGGGGTGGTCCGCTTCCCGGTCCGCATCAAGTGCGCCACCCTGTCGTGGAACACGCTCCAGCAGGGCCTCGACGACGCCGTGGCGGCGGGGGCGGGCGCCGGCGGGTGA
- a CDS encoding SufS family cysteine desulfurase translates to MTGLDVATIRKDFPILDRAQADGRPLVYLDSAASSQKPQAVLDAMDHYYETTHANVHRGVYTIAEQATRLMEEARDKVARFVGASSSREIVFAKNGTECLNLVAHSWGRANLRPGDAVLLSEIEHHANLVPWLILREQLGFELRYIPLGQDGHLDLADLDRLVDGVRLVGITAMSNVLGTLTPVRRIADAAHAAGAVVVVDGAQYAPHLVTDVTELGADFFAFTGHKLLGPTGVGVLWGREELLDAMPPFLGGGEMIRDVRLDGFTPNELPWKFEAGTPPIAETIGLGAAIDYLQGLGMEAVREHEVRLTAYAMRTLTARHGDDLRIFGPSEPAQRGGVVSFAYKDVHPHDISQVLDQAGVCVRAGHHCAKPLMRRLGVGATARASFYVYNDESDVDALADALDATSDLFC, encoded by the coding sequence ATGACCGGCCTCGACGTCGCCACCATCCGCAAGGACTTCCCCATCCTCGACCGGGCCCAGGCCGACGGCCGCCCGCTGGTGTACCTCGACTCGGCGGCGTCGTCGCAGAAGCCGCAGGCCGTCCTGGACGCCATGGACCACTACTACGAGACGACCCACGCCAACGTGCACCGGGGCGTCTACACCATCGCCGAGCAGGCCACCCGGCTGATGGAAGAGGCGCGCGACAAGGTGGCCCGGTTCGTGGGGGCCAGTTCGTCGCGCGAGATCGTCTTCGCCAAGAACGGCACCGAGTGCCTCAACCTCGTCGCCCACTCCTGGGGGCGGGCCAACCTCAGGCCCGGCGACGCCGTGCTGCTGAGCGAGATCGAGCACCACGCCAACCTGGTGCCCTGGCTCATCCTCAGGGAGCAGCTCGGCTTCGAGCTCCGCTACATCCCGCTCGGGCAGGACGGCCACCTCGACCTCGCCGACCTCGACCGCCTGGTGGACGGGGTCCGGCTGGTGGGCATCACCGCCATGTCGAACGTTCTCGGGACGCTCACCCCCGTGCGCCGGATCGCCGATGCGGCCCACGCCGCGGGCGCCGTCGTGGTCGTGGACGGGGCGCAGTACGCGCCGCACCTGGTCACCGACGTGACGGAGCTGGGCGCCGACTTCTTCGCCTTCACCGGTCACAAGCTTCTCGGCCCCACCGGGGTCGGGGTGCTGTGGGGCCGCGAGGAGCTGCTCGACGCCATGCCCCCGTTCCTGGGGGGCGGCGAGATGATCCGCGACGTGCGCCTCGACGGGTTCACGCCCAACGAGCTGCCCTGGAAGTTCGAGGCGGGCACCCCGCCCATCGCCGAGACCATCGGCCTGGGCGCGGCCATCGACTACCTCCAGGGCCTGGGCATGGAGGCGGTCCGGGAGCACGAGGTCCGCCTCACCGCCTACGCCATGCGCACGCTCACCGCCCGCCACGGCGACGACCTGCGGATCTTCGGACCGTCCGAGCCGGCCCAGCGGGGCGGCGTGGTCTCCTTCGCCTACAAGGACGTCCACCCCCACGACATCTCGCAGGTGCTGGACCAGGCCGGGGTGTGCGTCCGGGCCGGCCACCACTGCGCCAAGCCGTTGATGCGGCGGCTGGGCGTCGGCGCCACGGCGCGGGCGTCGTTCTACGTCTACAACGACGAGTCCGACGTGGACGCGCTGGCCGACGCCCTGGACGCCACGTCCGACCTCTTCTGCTAG
- a CDS encoding ferredoxin: MRVVVDPLRCQGNGICARIAPEVFEVRAGAGAVTQDEPAPSLERAVRDAARRCPTRAVKLSA; this comes from the coding sequence GTGAGGGTCGTCGTCGACCCGTTGCGCTGCCAGGGCAACGGGATCTGCGCCCGCATCGCGCCGGAGGTCTTCGAGGTCCGGGCCGGCGCCGGCGCCGTGACGCAGGACGAGCCGGCGCCGTCGCTCGAGCGGGCCGTCCGGGACGCCGCCCGGCGCTGCCCGACCCGCGCCGTCAAGCTCTCCGCCTGA
- a CDS encoding TRAM domain-containing protein yields MDEVELELSPTAMAAGGAALARDAAGRVVFVEGALPGERVAARVTEARKDYAKAVAVGVLDVSPDRVAPPCPAVAAGCGGCTWQHVAPDAQLRLKAAIVGDALRRIGRLPDPPEPRPVALPGPALRTTARLAVSPSGRAGHRRRGGTDAVATDACLAAHPLLEELIVAGRFPGAEEVLLRVGVASGERLARATGPAADVEVPDDVVVVGEGEQRAFVHEEVAGRLFRISVDSFFQPGPVAAAALVAAVEEAVGGVLGPGSHLVDAYAGTGLFGSVLGAATGARVTAVESARAAAFDARANLRDLDASVVVVEVARWDARRSGAADVVVADPARSGLGRPGVTALAAAAAPRLVLVSCDPASLGRDAALLAGAGYSLADVALVDTFPHTFHVETVARFDR; encoded by the coding sequence ATGGACGAGGTCGAGCTCGAGCTGTCGCCCACGGCCATGGCCGCGGGCGGCGCCGCGCTGGCCCGCGACGCCGCCGGGCGGGTCGTGTTCGTGGAGGGAGCGCTGCCCGGCGAGCGGGTGGCGGCCCGCGTCACGGAGGCGAGGAAGGACTACGCCAAGGCCGTCGCCGTCGGCGTGCTGGACGTCTCGCCCGACCGGGTGGCGCCCCCGTGCCCGGCGGTGGCGGCGGGCTGCGGTGGCTGCACCTGGCAGCACGTGGCGCCCGACGCGCAGCTGCGGTTGAAGGCGGCCATCGTGGGGGACGCCCTGCGCCGCATCGGCCGCCTGCCCGACCCGCCCGAGCCTCGACCGGTCGCGCTCCCGGGCCCGGCGCTGCGCACCACCGCCCGGCTGGCCGTGTCCCCCTCCGGGCGGGCCGGCCACCGCCGCCGGGGCGGCACCGACGCCGTGGCGACCGACGCCTGCCTGGCCGCCCACCCGCTCCTCGAGGAGCTGATCGTGGCGGGCCGCTTTCCCGGCGCCGAGGAGGTGCTGCTGCGCGTCGGCGTGGCGTCGGGCGAGCGGCTGGCGCGGGCGACCGGCCCGGCCGCGGACGTGGAGGTGCCGGACGACGTCGTCGTGGTGGGCGAGGGGGAGCAGCGGGCGTTCGTCCACGAGGAGGTGGCGGGGCGGCTCTTCCGCATCTCGGTCGACTCGTTCTTCCAGCCCGGCCCCGTCGCCGCCGCCGCCCTCGTGGCCGCCGTGGAGGAGGCGGTGGGCGGCGTACTCGGGCCGGGCTCCCATCTGGTCGACGCGTACGCCGGGACCGGCCTGTTCGGGTCGGTCCTCGGCGCGGCGACGGGGGCCCGGGTGACCGCGGTGGAGAGCGCACGGGCGGCGGCCTTCGACGCCCGGGCGAACCTCCGCGACCTCGACGCCTCGGTCGTGGTGGTCGAGGTCGCCCGCTGGGACGCCCGCCGCAGCGGGGCCGCCGACGTCGTCGTGGCCGACCCCGCCCGGTCGGGGCTGGGCCGCCCCGGCGTCACCGCCCTCGCTGCCGCCGCCGCGCCGAGGCTGGTGCTCGTGAGTTGCGACCCGGCGTCGCTCGGGCGCGACGCCGCGCTGCTGGCCGGCGCGGGCTACTCGCTGGCCGACGTCGCCCTGGTCGACACCTTCCCGCACACCTTCCACGTGGAGACGGTGGCCCGATTCGACCGGTGA
- a CDS encoding glycogen debranching N-terminal domain-containing protein gives MAEGWNFTGESVALGSHDGIVTLVQGSAFCISGRSGDLVGGAAHGLFFRDSRFLSRFELRINGQSPEPLAATTSDPFSGVFVSRTRPRSGQADSTLLVLRHRYIGRGMREDLVIRNFADEPAYCAVEFVMDADFAHLFDVKEGRAGTDPDRELEVSEEGGALVFRVRKGAFRRGAKVSFSQRAQIGTGRAMFEVIVPARSEWTTCTQLTPLIDGEPIEPRYPCGEPVSRATPVERMARWRKQMPAVHTNHEGLRRAVRHSAEDLGALRIFDPDFPERAVVAAGAPWFMTLFGRDSILTAWMALLVDPDLALGTLQTLARFQGTRVDPRRDEEPGKILHEMRFGEAASLSLGGGHVYYGSADATPLFVMLLGEMRRWGLAGEIVDQLMPHADRAMEWIEEYGDRDGDGYVEYQRASDRGLANQGWKDSWDGVRFADGEVAKPPIALCEVQGYVYGAYLARMHFATEQRDTATAERYRAKAAELKARFNRDFWLEDKGWYAIALDGRKRPVDSLASNMGHCLWTGIVDKDKAPLVAERLMSPEMFSGWGVRTLATTMGGYNPISYHCGSVWPHDNAIIAAGLMRYGFVEEAQRVVLAMLDAAHSQGGRLPELFTGMDRSEYPGVVGYPTSCQPQAWSAAAPLMFLRVLLRLDPWVPHGLVWVSPALPPEIRRLKVERIPLAGRRVEVLAEDGNVKVEGLPNEVRVITEPRDPLTATE, from the coding sequence GTGGCGGAGGGGTGGAACTTCACGGGCGAGAGCGTGGCCCTCGGGTCGCACGACGGCATCGTCACGCTCGTGCAGGGTTCCGCCTTCTGCATCTCCGGGCGGTCGGGCGACCTGGTGGGCGGGGCGGCTCACGGGCTGTTCTTCAGGGACAGCCGCTTCCTCTCCCGCTTCGAGCTGCGCATCAACGGCCAGTCCCCCGAGCCGCTGGCGGCCACCACGAGCGACCCGTTCAGCGGCGTCTTCGTGTCCCGCACGCGGCCCCGGTCCGGACAGGCGGACAGCACGCTGCTGGTGCTGCGCCACCGGTACATCGGCCGGGGGATGCGCGAGGACCTGGTCATCCGCAACTTCGCCGACGAACCGGCCTACTGCGCGGTGGAGTTCGTGATGGACGCCGACTTCGCCCACCTCTTCGACGTGAAGGAGGGCCGCGCCGGCACCGACCCCGACCGCGAGCTGGAGGTGTCCGAGGAGGGCGGCGCCCTGGTCTTCCGGGTGCGCAAGGGGGCGTTCCGGCGGGGCGCCAAGGTGTCGTTCAGCCAGCGGGCCCAGATCGGCACCGGCCGGGCCATGTTCGAGGTCATCGTCCCCGCCCGCTCCGAGTGGACGACGTGCACCCAGCTCACCCCCCTCATCGACGGCGAGCCCATCGAGCCCCGCTACCCGTGCGGGGAGCCGGTGAGCCGGGCCACGCCGGTCGAGCGCATGGCGCGGTGGCGCAAGCAGATGCCCGCCGTGCACACCAACCACGAGGGCCTGCGGCGGGCGGTGCGGCACAGCGCCGAGGACCTCGGCGCGCTGCGCATCTTCGACCCCGACTTCCCCGAGCGGGCGGTGGTGGCGGCCGGCGCCCCGTGGTTCATGACCCTGTTCGGCCGCGACTCGATCCTCACGGCCTGGATGGCGCTGCTCGTCGACCCCGACCTCGCCCTGGGCACGCTCCAGACGCTGGCCCGCTTCCAGGGCACCCGCGTCGATCCCCGCCGGGACGAGGAGCCGGGGAAGATCCTCCACGAGATGCGCTTCGGCGAGGCGGCGTCGCTCTCGCTGGGCGGCGGCCACGTCTACTACGGGTCGGCGGACGCCACGCCGCTGTTCGTGATGCTGCTGGGGGAGATGCGCCGGTGGGGGCTGGCCGGCGAGATCGTCGACCAGCTGATGCCCCACGCCGACCGGGCCATGGAGTGGATCGAGGAGTACGGCGACCGGGACGGCGACGGCTACGTCGAGTACCAGCGGGCCAGCGACCGGGGGCTGGCGAACCAGGGCTGGAAGGACTCGTGGGACGGCGTGCGCTTCGCCGACGGCGAGGTGGCCAAGCCGCCCATCGCCCTGTGCGAGGTGCAGGGCTACGTCTACGGCGCCTACCTGGCGCGCATGCACTTCGCCACCGAGCAGAGGGACACGGCCACCGCCGAGCGCTACCGGGCCAAGGCGGCGGAGCTGAAGGCCAGGTTCAACCGGGACTTCTGGCTGGAGGACAAGGGCTGGTACGCCATCGCCCTCGACGGCCGGAAGCGGCCGGTGGACTCGCTGGCGTCGAACATGGGCCACTGCCTGTGGACCGGCATCGTGGACAAGGACAAGGCGCCCCTGGTGGCGGAGAGGCTCATGTCGCCCGAGATGTTCAGCGGGTGGGGCGTGCGCACGCTGGCCACCACCATGGGCGGCTACAACCCGATCAGCTACCACTGCGGGTCGGTCTGGCCCCACGACAACGCCATCATCGCCGCCGGCCTCATGCGCTACGGGTTCGTCGAGGAGGCGCAGCGGGTCGTCCTGGCCATGCTCGACGCCGCCCACAGCCAAGGTGGGCGGCTCCCGGAGCTGTTCACCGGCATGGACCGGTCGGAGTACCCCGGCGTGGTGGGCTACCCGACGTCGTGCCAGCCCCAGGCGTGGTCGGCGGCCGCGCCGCTGATGTTCCTGCGCGTGCTGCTGCGCCTCGACCCGTGGGTGCCCCACGGCCTGGTCTGGGTGTCGCCCGCCCTGCCGCCCGAGATCCGCCGCCTCAAGGTGGAGCGCATCCCCCTGGCCGGCCGGCGCGTCGAGGTGCTGGCCGAGGACGGCAACGTGAAGGTCGAGGGGTTGCCGAACGAGGTGCGGGTCATCACCGAGCCCCGCGACCCCCTGACCGCCACCGAGTAG